Sequence from the Seonamhaeicola sp. ML3 genome:
GTATTATGCAATCTTTGCCAATTACAGGAGCTGTTGTGGTTAGTACACCTCAAAATATTGCTCTGGCCGATGCCAAAAAGGGAGTGGCCATGTTTCAACAAGATAGCATACAAGTGCCAGTTTTAGGAATTATAGAAAATATGGCGTACTTTACACCAGAAGAATTACCAGACAACAAATACTATATTTTTGGTAAAGAAGGCGCTAAAAATTTAGCAGAAGATTTAGGCGTTGCATTATTGGGTGAAATTCCATTGGTGCAAAGCATAAGAGAAGCGGGTGATGTTGGTAGACCCGCAGCATTACAAACTGCTACACCTTTAGAGCAGGCCTTCGATGAACTTACACGAAATGTTGTAGAAGAAGTAGTAAAGCGAAATGACAGTTTGCCACCAACAGAGGCAATTAAAATAACAACAATGGCTGGTTGTTCGGCAGTTAAAAAATAAGAGAAATGACTTCAGAAGAGCTAAAAGAAAATGTTTTAAAAGCATTAGATGAAATCCGCCCGTTTTTACAAAGTGATGGTGGAGATATTTCACTTTTATCGATAGAAGATGATAAGTTGGTAAAAGTGCAGCTTCAAGGTGCTTGTGTAGGCTGTAGTGTAAATCAAATGACCTTGAAATCTGGAGTAGAGATGACCATTAAGAAACATGCGCCTCAGATTGAAGAGGTGATTAATATCGATGCCTAATCTTCCAGCATAAATTAGAAAAAGTATTTAATCACCCTTTTTACTGAAAAGGGTGACTTCAAAACTTTATAATTTTAAAAAATCCTTAATTTTTTTAATTCCTATCAAATTAGTAGAGAAAACTTTTAATAGTTTCATTTTCTTCACTTAAATTTGCGGCACGAATTATGATATGCCTTTGGCAATAAATGTTTTAACATGGAAGATGTAAATATCAAGATAACAGATAGAGATGGAGTAACGCACGATATTGTTGCACCAACAGATATGGCTATGAATTTAATGGAGGTTGTACGCTCCTACGAATTAGCACCAGAAGGGACGATAGGCGTTTGTGGTGGTATGGCTATGTGTGCATCTTGTCAGTGTTATGTTAAAAGTGATAATGACTTACCGCCAATGTCTGATGATGAGGAAGCCATGCTTTCTGAGGCCTTCGATGTTCAAGATAATTCGCGTTTAGGCTGCCAAATTCAAATCACTCCAGAAATGGAAGGGTTAGAAGTAGAATTGGCTCCTGAAAGTTAACGTCATTGCGAGGAGTGAAACTACGTGGTAATCTTTTGAAATAAAGAACCACAAGATTTTGATTGTAACCCTTCCGTCACTATGTGACACCTTCCCTTGTCAAGGGAAGGAACCTTTTTAATTTAATTTATCGATTTTCAACCAACTTATTTTTATTTATTCTAAATAAAATTTATATTTGTCCTGTGGATTTAGAAAAGGATTTGGAATACTGTTACGAAATAAAACAAGCTACGTTTTGTAAGTACGTTTTAACGACACCTAACAAGGAAATACGTTTAACGTTTCCTCAAATGTTAGAGTTGAGACGTAAAATCAATGCTTTAACCACATTCGAAAAACTCAATTACATAATTAATAACGAAAATTTCGTTCTTCTTTTTGTTGCCGATAAACAACACTTACTTTACTTAGATATCCCCCAATTACTAAAGCTAAAAGAAGAGATTGAGTTGTTTTTTGTCGATTTCACTCAAGTTTTAGTTTAAATCCTAATGTTTATTTAGACTTTTTTTAAATTTCGAAAGAGTCTACTGCCCGCTAATTTTTATCGTAACTTTGTTAAAAACAGGAAAGTTATGAAAACAACAGCTATAAGAAAACAGATGTCTATCCATCCAGACGTGATGGATTTGTTGAACAATCAGATTGCTATGGAGATGAAAGCTTCTGCTTCATATTTGGCCATGGCCTCTTGGTGTGATCAACGTGAACTGCTTAATAGTAAAGCCTTTTTCTATAAGCAAGCCGAAGAGGAAAGAGAGCATGCAATGAAGATTTTTACGTTTATAAATGATAATGGCGGAGGTGCCGTTTCCCCAGATGTGAATAACGTAAATAATGATTTTGAAAGCCTTAGAGGGATTTACGAAAAGGGATTAGAGCAAGAAATTGCAGTTACAGAATCCATTTTCAATATTTTTAAGGCAGCCAGAAAAGAAGGCGACTTAATCAGTGAGATCTTTTTACAGTGGTTTATTACAGAGCAATCTGAAGAGGAGGATACATTTAGAAGTATTATTGATGTGTTCGACCTTATGGAAGGTATGCCACTTAAAATGATTGACGAAAGACTACCAGAAGAGTAGGAGATAAAACGTAAATTATACCAAATCGTTTTGGTATCTTGAAATGTTCCTAGTTTACCACCAAACTAGGAACATTTTTTTTATCGTTCCATTTTTAAATTTCAACCAGCACAAAGGGGAGAATTTTTGACTATAATAGTCTTCGGCTAAAATCTTAAATGCATCGAAATTCAACCATTCAACTTGTGGGTGTGGAATTACAAGCCAATCTTTTTTATTGGGTATGTAGAATTTACATCCCCAAAATTCCATTAATTCATCTTTTGATATGTAAAAACCAGCTATACAGCTGTTGTTTAGCGTTTGGAACTTTATATTTTGGTTCTTATATGGAAGAAAAAGCTGTGCTTTAAAATAGACTTGTTGGGAAACGTTTTTGGGGTTCAGTTCTAATTTGTCTAAGTAAGATTTAGTGGTTTCAGAGAACAGTAATGGTAATTGTTTTTCTTTAAGTTTTAATAACTTTTCAATAAGAGTATCTTTTCTGTTTGGACCAACACAATGCTCTATTTCGGTATGGCCAACCGAAGGGTCATAAACATAAAACTTGTATATAATTTCCAGATGAATGGGTTTGCCTTCTTTTTTTATTATGCAATCCAGCTCACCTAAAGTTATTTTCTCTTTTTGAATTTGAAGGTTTTCGGTTATTATCGAAATGGTGTTTGTGCTTTGTAGTTGAAAAGAAACAAAACGCTCTATGTATTTCCCCAAACGTAGATTAGAATCGATGGAAAT
This genomic interval carries:
- a CDS encoding ferritin, which produces MKTTAIRKQMSIHPDVMDLLNNQIAMEMKASASYLAMASWCDQRELLNSKAFFYKQAEEEREHAMKIFTFINDNGGGAVSPDVNNVNNDFESLRGIYEKGLEQEIAVTESIFNIFKAARKEGDLISEIFLQWFITEQSEEEDTFRSIIDVFDLMEGMPLKMIDERLPEE
- a CDS encoding 2Fe-2S iron-sulfur cluster-binding protein, yielding MEDVNIKITDRDGVTHDIVAPTDMAMNLMEVVRSYELAPEGTIGVCGGMAMCASCQCYVKSDNDLPPMSDDEEAMLSEAFDVQDNSRLGCQIQITPEMEGLEVELAPES
- a CDS encoding DUF1853 family protein, coding for MLQKRYEGFLKTPVLWKNDVVFGLKQFNIESTLSKINISIDSNLRLGKYIERFVSFQLQSTNTISIITENLQIQKEKITLGELDCIIKKEGKPIHLEIIYKFYVYDPSVGHTEIEHCVGPNRKDTLIEKLLKLKEKQLPLLFSETTKSYLDKLELNPKNVSQQVYFKAQLFLPYKNQNIKFQTLNNSCIAGFYISKDELMEFWGCKFYIPNKKDWLVIPHPQVEWLNFDAFKILAEDYYSQKFSPLCWLKFKNGTIKKMFLVWW
- a CDS encoding NifU family protein, with amino-acid sequence MTSEELKENVLKALDEIRPFLQSDGGDISLLSIEDDKLVKVQLQGACVGCSVNQMTLKSGVEMTIKKHAPQIEEVINIDA